In the genome of Propionispora hippei DSM 15287, one region contains:
- a CDS encoding phage portal protein, whose amino-acid sequence MGKISYWMNKAQGEMSRLRMASWFFNVHNMYSAPYSLHIEGHVDYRRARDLYYNRDDSYKLGAGFAKPIVNTLSGFMGTPTFTCDDEGAQEDFDAFTSGLISIMQRVHQKNLVDGEVFLRLVNLKADTTLYPENKTQTRLSCAIIPPEQIPTGGLEYDPVTHEYTAVTILTKNKWIDQSGDKQEYTFRQRITPDEIVTTVDGKAPEGLESSQEANPWGFIPIVHFRNEPDETELHGYSELEPIEPFLKAYHDVMIHAISGSKMHSTPKVAFKVSDVAKFMQNNFPQAFKDLKEGKQASIDLQGKELFLLKNDEDAGFIECASAIGDTATLLQFIFYCIIDTSEVPEFAFGVHISSSQASTKEQSPILIRRISRKREQVEDSWKLFARMALAMLSRITGKAHKSYATEVTWDAVMDRDEQAAAQTLYSVTQALSLALSSNSISLQSAVDFLGRYIDTMETWEGEDGKEGEKERIEQTRLLNMPVEESYTQDQQIKSIDEELNKGAGGGTDSGGENE is encoded by the coding sequence ATGGGTAAGATTAGCTATTGGATGAATAAGGCACAGGGGGAAATGAGCAGGCTGCGAATGGCGAGCTGGTTTTTCAATGTGCATAATATGTATTCGGCCCCGTATTCGCTGCATATAGAGGGACACGTGGACTACAGGCGGGCGCGAGACCTCTACTACAACCGGGACGACAGCTACAAGCTGGGGGCAGGCTTCGCGAAACCGATTGTGAATACGCTTTCCGGCTTCATGGGTACGCCTACGTTCACCTGTGATGATGAGGGGGCGCAGGAGGATTTCGATGCCTTCACGAGCGGTCTTATCAGTATCATGCAGCGGGTGCATCAGAAGAATCTTGTGGATGGTGAGGTATTCTTGCGGCTGGTGAATCTCAAAGCTGATACGACGCTTTACCCGGAGAACAAGACACAGACCCGACTGTCCTGCGCCATCATCCCACCGGAGCAGATACCGACCGGCGGCCTTGAATATGACCCGGTTACGCATGAATATACGGCAGTCACGATCCTGACGAAGAATAAGTGGATTGACCAGAGCGGCGACAAGCAGGAGTACACGTTCCGGCAGCGAATCACGCCGGATGAGATTGTTACGACCGTGGATGGGAAGGCCCCGGAGGGCTTAGAGAGTTCGCAGGAGGCTAACCCGTGGGGATTCATCCCGATTGTGCATTTCCGCAATGAGCCGGACGAAACGGAGCTGCACGGCTATAGCGAGCTGGAGCCAATCGAGCCATTCTTAAAGGCGTACCATGACGTGATGATACACGCGATCAGCGGAAGTAAGATGCACAGCACGCCGAAAGTGGCTTTCAAGGTCTCTGACGTGGCGAAGTTCATGCAGAATAATTTCCCGCAAGCATTCAAGGACCTGAAAGAGGGAAAGCAGGCGAGCATTGACCTACAGGGCAAGGAATTATTCCTGCTCAAGAATGATGAAGATGCTGGATTCATTGAGTGCGCTTCGGCTATTGGCGACACGGCCACGCTATTGCAATTCATTTTTTACTGCATCATTGATACGTCGGAGGTACCGGAGTTCGCATTCGGAGTGCATATATCAAGCAGTCAGGCCAGCACAAAGGAGCAGTCGCCTATCCTCATCCGCCGCATATCCCGTAAGCGGGAGCAGGTGGAGGATTCGTGGAAGCTGTTTGCGAGGATGGCGCTGGCTATGCTTTCGAGGATAACGGGCAAGGCCCATAAATCTTATGCGACCGAGGTTACTTGGGACGCGGTCATGGATAGAGACGAGCAGGCAGCAGCCCAGACACTATATAGCGTGACGCAGGCGCTTTCATTGGCGCTTTCGAGCAATTCTATTTCCTTGCAATCGGCCGTTGACTTCTTGGGGCGGTACATTGACACAATGGAGACTTGGGAGGGCGAGGATGGCAAGGAGGGCGAGAAGGAACGCATTGAGCAGACACGCCTATTGAATATGCCGGTTGAAGAAAGCTATACGCAGGATCAGCAGATCAAGAGCATTGACGAGGAACTGAACAAAGGGGCAGGAGGCGGCACGGATTCGGGCGGTGAGAATGAATGA